Genomic segment of Bacteroides stercoris ATCC 43183:
GGATATTGTTTCCCCATACGCCTGCATAAGCAAGGAAGAAACGCTGTTCGGGAGTAAGACCATTCATTACAGGCAGCGGGTTGGCAGCCGTAGCTTTCTTAAATGCCTGATAAGCAACCTGCAAGCCACCATGGTCAGCAATATTCTCACCCAAAGTCATACGGCCGTTACCATATACACCCGGAGCAACCTCGATACTGTCGAACACATTCACCATCACCTGTGCACGCTCATCAAAACGTTTGGCATCTTCCTCAGTCCACCAGTCTTTTAAATTACCGTCCTTATCGTATTGGCGTCCCTGGTCGTCAAAGCCGTGCGTCATTTCATGACCGATTACCACTCCGATAGCACCATAGTTGAAGGCATCGTCCGCATTCATGTCAAAGAACGGATATTGCAAAATACCGGCTGGGAAGCAGATTTCATTCGTTGTAGGATTATAATAAGCGTTTACGGTTTGCGGAGTCATCAGCCATTCGTCTTTATCTACCGGCTTGCCGGCTTTAGCCACCATCTCTGCATGGCTCCATTCGTTGGCACGCTCCATATTCGCCCAATATGAATCATCCTTGATTTCCAATGTAGAATAATCTTTCCATGTATCAGGATAACCTATTTTCACATGGAAAGTAGCCAGTTTCTCCAAAGCTTTCACTTTGGTAGAATCGCCCATCCAAGCGAGATTTTTGATGCGTTCACCCAAGCTTTCCTGCAGGTTCTTCACCAAAGTCACCATACGTTCTTTGGCTGCGGCCGGGAAATATTTCTCTACATACATCTGGCCTACCGCTTCACCCAAAGCAGAACTTACAGTGCTGACCGCTCTCTTCCAACGAGGTTGCATTTCCTGCGTACCGCTCATGGTACGTTGATAGAAATCGAAGTTCTGTTCGGCCATAGCATCATTCAGAGTACCTGCGGCAGCATCAATCAGTTTCCATTGCAAATAGAGACCTTGTTGCTCAAGAGGAAGAGTATCCAGAATTTCTGCAGCAGCCTTCAGAGAAGCGGGCTGACCTACGATAACTTCTTGCACATCTTTTAAATCCAAAGCTGACAGATAAGCATCCCAATCAAAAGTAGGATAATTCTTCTTCAGTTCTTCCAAACTCATCTTGTTGTAATTGGCATGCGGATTACGCAACTCCGTACGCGAACGGAAAGCTTTGGCAAGACGTGTTTCCACATCCATCACCACTTCTACGCCTTTCTTGGCAGCAGCCTCATCAAACCCTGCCAATTGATACATCTTCTGTACATGTGCACGAAAAGCATTGCGTATCTTGGCAGTAGCCTCATCGTTCTCCAAATAATATTCGCGCTCACCCATGCTCAAGCCGGCCTGATAAGACTGTACGGCATTCATGCTGCTGTTCATTTCATCAGCGCCTACGTACAAGACATTGTAAGCCACAATTCCTTTCTTCTGCATCTCGCCCAGTAATGCATAAACCTCTTTCCGGTCCTTCAATGCACCGAGGCGGTCAAGTTCTGCTTTAATGGGAGCCACACCGTCTTTGTTCAGCTTCACGCTGTCCATTACGATTTTATACAAATCACCAACTTTCTGAGCTACGCTGCCGGCTTCGTGCTGCGTGGCAGCCAGCTCCTCGATGAGTCCCTGAATCTGCTTACGGTTATTTTCCGCAAGGATGGTAAAAGAACCATACTGTGAATACTCGGCAGGAATGGGATTGTTCTTCATCCAACCGCCGCAAGCGTATTGGTAGAAATCCGTTCCGGGCAAGGCCGTTGTGTCGAGGTTGGCAAACTGAATACCGGCTGTGAGCTCAGCCTGCTTCTTGCCGGTGCTGCAAGCGCCTGTCATCAGACAGAATGCTGCAATGGGTAAAAAATGAAATACTCTCATACTTATATAAAATAAATGTTATTATTTCCTTGCCTCTTCCAACTCGCAGGAAACTGCATCCCACTCTTCCATCACACTGTCCAGTTGGGCTTTCAGTTTCTGATGCTGTTCGTAGAGCGCCATATCCGAAGCGCCCTCCGGCGTAGCCATTTTAGCTTCGAGAATGGAAATGGCCGCTTCCGTCTGCTCTATCTCTGCTTCACAATCCGCTACACGGCGTTCCAGCTTCTTAAGCCGTTTATTGAGTTCTTTCTGTTCCTCATAAGAAAGTTTTGCAGCGGAAGGCTGTGCAACCGTTGCCCCGGCATTGCCGCCGGCAACCGTTTTTTCCGCAGACGGTGAGGAAGACAAAGAAGGCGATTTCTGCAAATCATTCAGGCTCTCTATCTGCTTCTTCTGCAGGAAATCGTAGATACCTCCGAGGTGCTCCTTCACCAATCCGCCACCGAACTCATATACCTTAGTCGCAAGACCGTCCAAAAAGTCACGGTCGTGACTGACAATTATCACCGTACCGTCAAAATCGCGGATAGCTTCCTTCAACACATCCTTCGAGCGCATGTCGAGATGATTCGTAGGTTCATCGAGAATCAGGAAATTCACCGGTTCCAGCAACAGCTTAATCATGGCAAGACGGGTACGCTCTCCGCCGGAAAGCACTTTCACCTTCTTGTCCGAAGCCTCTCCACCGAACATGAACGCTCCCAATATATCACGTATTTTCAGCCGGATATCCCCTACCGCCACACGGTCGATGGTATCGAATACCGTAAGATTTTCATCCAGTAACTGCGCCTGATTCTGAGCAAAATAGCCAATCTGCACATTGTGTCCCAAAGTAAGTTTTCCGGTATAATCCGTAATCTCGTCCATGATACACTTTACGAGTGTAGACTTACCCTCACCGTTCTTACCTACAAAAGCCACCTTCTCACCACGGTTTATGGTGAGATTTACATCGTGGAATATGACATGGCTACCATACGCCTTGGCTACATCTTCACAAATAACAGGATAGTTACCGCTACGGCTGCTACAAACGAACTTCAACCGCAGCGCAGAGTTGTCTTCCTCGTCCACTTCGATGCGCTCTATCTTCTCCAGTTGCTTGATGCGGCTCTGCACCTGCACGGCTTTGGTAGCTTTGTAGCGGAAGCGCTCGATGAACTCTTCCGTATCCTGTATCTGTTTTTGCTGGTTTTCATAAGCGCGGAGCTGCTGTTCACGGCGTTCCTTGCGAAGCGTCACAAACTCATCGTATTTCACTTTATAATCATAAATACGCCCGCAGGTTATTTCAATAGTACGGGTAGTGACATTATTCAGGAAAGCACGGTCGTGGCTGACAAGTACCACTGCATTGGCACGGGTGGAGAGAAAGTTCTCCAACCACTGGATGCTCTCTATATCGAGGTGGTTCGTAGGTTCATCGAGCAACAACACGTCGGGACGGCGCAACAACAACTTGGCAAGTTCGATACGCATACGCCAGCCGCCGGAGAACTCACTCGTAGGGCGGTCGAAGTCTTCCCGGCAAAAGCCCAACCCCTGAAGAGTACGCTCTACCTCGGCACGATAATTAGTGCCGCCCATCATCAGAAAGCGTTCGTTCTCGTGGGTAAAGCGGTCTATCAGTTTCTGATAATCCTCGCTGTCATAATCGGTACGTTCGGCAAGTTGCTGGTTCATACGTTCGATGTCGGCCTGCATCTCAAAGATATGCTCAAAGGCAAGTTCAGCCTCCTGCATCACAGTACGTTCATCGCTGAGAACCATTACCTGCGGCAAGTAACCGATAGTACATTCGCGGGGGACGGCAACAACACCGGAAGTGGGTTGCTGAATACCTGCCAGTATTTTGAGCATGGTGGACTTGCCCGCCCCATTCTTGCCGACAAGGGCTATACGGTCTTTCTTATTAATAACGTAAGAAACGTCTTCAAACAGAGGAGTAGCATTAAATTCCACCTTCAGTCCTTCTACAGATATCATAGTGTCAATGAATTAATCGTTCAAGACTGCAAAGGTAACGATATTATTTTTTATTCTCATGCAATCATGCATTCAAAGCATACAACTGCATTCATTTAAATTTCAAGAAATCCCCTCTTTCCCTTTCTGTCCAACCGATTTGGAAAACAGAAAGAAAAAGAGGGGATATTTTTATAAAGGGAATCGCCTGGGCGCTCCTTTAGAATAGATTGGCGTTCTTTTAGAACAGCTTAGCCGGATATTCTCCCGCATCCACCAATGCCTTAATCTTATCGACCACGCTCTGACGGTCTTCCGGATAAGTCACCCCGAACCACTTGCTGTTCGTATCAAGCACTTCAACCGTAGCAGTACCGTCATTAATCAGTTTATCCACCATCAAAGGAATAAAGAATTCACTCTTCAGGTTCTCCATA
This window contains:
- a CDS encoding M13 family metallopeptidase → MRVFHFLPIAAFCLMTGACSTGKKQAELTAGIQFANLDTTALPGTDFYQYACGGWMKNNPIPAEYSQYGSFTILAENNRKQIQGLIEELAATQHEAGSVAQKVGDLYKIVMDSVKLNKDGVAPIKAELDRLGALKDRKEVYALLGEMQKKGIVAYNVLYVGADEMNSSMNAVQSYQAGLSMGEREYYLENDEATAKIRNAFRAHVQKMYQLAGFDEAAAKKGVEVVMDVETRLAKAFRSRTELRNPHANYNKMSLEELKKNYPTFDWDAYLSALDLKDVQEVIVGQPASLKAAAEILDTLPLEQQGLYLQWKLIDAAAGTLNDAMAEQNFDFYQRTMSGTQEMQPRWKRAVSTVSSALGEAVGQMYVEKYFPAAAKERMVTLVKNLQESLGERIKNLAWMGDSTKVKALEKLATFHVKIGYPDTWKDYSTLEIKDDSYWANMERANEWSHAEMVAKAGKPVDKDEWLMTPQTVNAYYNPTTNEICFPAGILQYPFFDMNADDAFNYGAIGVVIGHEMTHGFDDQGRQYDKDGNLKDWWTEEDAKRFDERAQVMVNVFDSIEVAPGVYGNGRMTLGENIADHGGLQVAYQAFKKATAANPLPVMNGLTPEQRFFLAYAGVWGNNIRPEEVLNRTKSDVHSLGKWRVNGALPQIGAWYEAFNITENDPMFVPVDKRVSIW
- the abc-f gene encoding ribosomal protection-like ABC-F family protein, which produces MISVEGLKVEFNATPLFEDVSYVINKKDRIALVGKNGAGKSTMLKILAGIQQPTSGVVAVPRECTIGYLPQVMVLSDERTVMQEAELAFEHIFEMQADIERMNQQLAERTDYDSEDYQKLIDRFTHENERFLMMGGTNYRAEVERTLQGLGFCREDFDRPTSEFSGGWRMRIELAKLLLRRPDVLLLDEPTNHLDIESIQWLENFLSTRANAVVLVSHDRAFLNNVTTRTIEITCGRIYDYKVKYDEFVTLRKERREQQLRAYENQQKQIQDTEEFIERFRYKATKAVQVQSRIKQLEKIERIEVDEEDNSALRLKFVCSSRSGNYPVICEDVAKAYGSHVIFHDVNLTINRGEKVAFVGKNGEGKSTLVKCIMDEITDYTGKLTLGHNVQIGYFAQNQAQLLDENLTVFDTIDRVAVGDIRLKIRDILGAFMFGGEASDKKVKVLSGGERTRLAMIKLLLEPVNFLILDEPTNHLDMRSKDVLKEAIRDFDGTVIIVSHDRDFLDGLATKVYEFGGGLVKEHLGGIYDFLQKKQIESLNDLQKSPSLSSSPSAEKTVAGGNAGATVAQPSAAKLSYEEQKELNKRLKKLERRVADCEAEIEQTEAAISILEAKMATPEGASDMALYEQHQKLKAQLDSVMEEWDAVSCELEEARK